CCAAAGCAGCCCGTTGTTAATCAGGCTTGCAGGGAGCCACAGAGATCAGGCTGCAAATCTGACAGAAATCATTCCCCTGCAGTTCTGCAGCAGCTGCACTGTGCCACTGTGACCCTGTGTGAGTGAGTTCTTCCCAATGTAATCATCCCCACCTGCTGTGCTCAGTGTGGCCTTAAGGGAGCCTAGTCCATGAACTGCCTCTCCTCACCACAGCACCAACCCTAATCAACCCCTTCTCCTAACCCAGCTCCATAAGCATCCACACATCCAGAAAGGATGCTGGCTCCCCCAGTGGTCCTTGAGGTCACTCAGGGGGAGCTCAGACCTCTGCCAAGACCCTCCTAGAGGGCCACACTGGCTCCTCTGGGCACCAGCCATGGCTGCATCTGCTGACGATCTGATCTTGTCACACAGGACACTCGGTGCTGATGTCTCTGTCTGATTCAGTGAACATCAGAATCCTGTCTGGAAAGGTCGTGCAGACTGACTTGACCTTGGGGATCACAAGGACCACCGCAGACTTGTAAGCAGGAGGTCCCAGAGTCGGTTGGGGCTTACAGTTCAGAAACACTGACGTTCAGTTCTCAAAAATGAGACATTTGTAAGCAAAAGGCAAACCTGGAAACCATTATATTCATGAAAATGTGACCCAGAAAGGAATACTGAGCAGAAGGAGAGGCACTGTGGGTGGTGTGATGGGTCAGAGAAGGGAAAGTCCTGAGCATCGAGGTTTTCTAAGAGTGTGTGCGGGGGGTGTGGGGAGAGATGGAGGACACACATGAGCCCAGGATTTTAGAACTGATGATGAGGACAGACAGAATGATAACAGAAACATGGCAGAAGTTCAGGTTTGGCCAACGGTGGGTTGAGGGCAGCCTTGCTGAGGTTGAGCACAGGGTGGGATTAGGGATGTGGAAGCAGAACTGGTTTTGCTTGTGTGGACTTTAAAGAAAAGGTGGATTGTAAACTTAGAACTTTGAATACTAGCCCCCAGGATAGTATTTTCCCCCATATTCTTACTAGTTAAAGAGACACACAAAGAATGCcgttgtggtttagatatgagggtcCCACAAAGCCCATGAGTGGAGCAATGCAGGGAGTCAGAGAGGAAGTGATGGGTCATGAGAGCCTTGGGCTAGTCGATGCCTTAGTCCCTGCTGGGGTTACCCAGGGGTGACTGTATGCAgtggacaactgggactgggccttggGGCAGGCATTTTGTCCTTGTGTGGGGGGTCTCCCTCTTGCTTCCTAGTGCCATGTTCTCAGCTACTTTTCTGCACCACATTCATCTACCACGATGTTCTGTCACACCTCTGGCCCTCAAGGATGGAGTTGGCCCTCTGTGGACTGGGATCCCTAAAATCATGAGCCCACAAATGAGGCTTTCCTCctgtaaaattgttcttgtcaagtcttttggttacagatgaggaaagagGAGTAAAACAAGAGACCAGAAAAATGAGTAGAGTAGTTCTTTAGATAAAACTAGCACTGTGATGTGTGTACTGTCATGACACTTTAGAGAATGATGTATGAAAGGCTTTCTGAAGATAAATATAATAATTTCTAATGTTTTTTCCCTAAAACATGTCTGCAGTATCCACAGGCCTCTGCCTAAGAAGTAAGAAATGGTTCTGGACCTGGCGAAGGGAACGACCTTCATGTTCCTAACAGGACTGGGCATTGCTGGGAACACCTTTGTCCTTGTGAGCTACATTTACGTTTTCAGAGGCAGTGAGAAGAAACCTATCCACCTCATTCTCATCCACTTGGCTTTCACAAATATCCTAATGCTTTTTACCAAAGGCACACCAAGGACAATAGCCAGCTTTGGTTTGAGAAACCTCCTAGGTGATGCAGGCTGTAAGATTGTGGTTTATCTGGAGAGGGTGGCCCGGGGCCTGTCCATCTGCAGCACCAGTCTCCTCACAGTGGTCCAGGCCATCACCATCAGTCCCAGAGCCTCCAGGTGGAGGAGGCTGCAGCCTAGGTCTGCATGGCACATCCTTTCCTTGTTGCTCTTCTGTTGGATTCTCAATTCCTTGATAAGCGTGAACTTACTATTTTATATCAAAAATATCAGCAGCATGAACACATCAGCATTTAGTGAAAATGATAACTACTGCTATTTTCTACCAGAAAACCGGATAATTGGAAGAATTTTCACTGGTCTCATGGTCTTCAGAGATGCTGTGTTCCAGGGTGTCATGGGTGGGGCCAGTGGCCACATGGTCTTTCTCCTCCACAAGCACCACCAGCAGGTGCTCCACCTTCAGAACTCCAAGCTCCTCTACAGAACGCCCCCTGAGGTGAAGGCTGCGAAGAGTGTCCTCCTTCTGATGCTCTGCTTTCTCCTCTTCTATTGGGCAGactgttttattttgttacattcaTTTTTCTCCTTACTGAAGGATTGTGTATCTGTAAGTACTCATGAATTTCTGACCCTTGGTTATGCGATTGTTAGCCCATTTCTGCTGATTCACAGAGATGGATATCTGGTTGAAAGTTGTCATGCTcagtaagaaagaaaaactgagaaaTTATCCATTTCAGTGATCCTTTTAGTACGTTTGAAATCCTGTTAGTTTTGTGCTGCTTTATGTGATGCCAGACATTAAGAGGAGGAAAGTCACACAGAGGTGCATTCTCACAGCTCCAAGTCGGTGACAGTCTGGAATGCACAGAGGTCACTGGGAGCTGGAGGGACCCAGCTATCTCCTCTTTGTTCTTCCTGCCACCCTTCAGGAAGAATCTGATGTTCTCCTGCATGTTAGGTGGCTCTTTCATACCACCACTTCTGCTAGTGAGAAGCCGAAGGACAATGCCGAAAACCATATCAAGATTACTTATGTATTCACATCCAGACCCAAGAAGCCCAATTCAAGGGCCTGGTCTTCCAGATGTGCTTGCTTACATAAGATacacagaataaaaatattttatattacagTTTTAATTGATAAACAAACTTGAGTATTCAATAAGTGGGCCATTGTTGTTATTTAAAGACAATTTATAAATTTTCATCCTACGAAGTGGAATTTTATTGAACTTGTTAAAAACAAGGGTGGGTTCAAACTACTAGGATGTAGGGAATATGACAATTAAAAAGCAGTGGAGACTAATAGTACTTtagaaaggaataccaagcattTAACTGGATTGTGTCTGCATATGAACAGCTGCAAAACACAAAAGAACCTGAAAGAGTAGTTCCTCATTTGGGAGAAAGAAGCCTTATGGAGGTGCACCATaaatcatttttctcttttcatattttctaaaccgttaaatgcatttttaaataagtgaataaataaaattgaaaacaatCTGAGGCTTCTTTAAAGACATTGCTTTTTATGCCCTTTCCATTGCTCATGCTTTTGACCTTCCCTAATTTCAATGACATACAaactgttctggttttaattaggGGAAAAGTTGCTTTGCCCTTGTCCCACATTGGAGCCCAGAGCCCATGGGTGTGGAATGCACACTTCTGACAATGAGGGCCTCCAGCCAGCCCCTCTGCACTACCTGGGATGCATTGTGCCCACTCCACATGTTCACTGACAAGGATCAGAGGGAGGAGACACAGAGGTGCGCCTGGTGATGGAGGCCCTTTGTGTCTCTTGGTGGCCCTGCTGATCAGTGGAGGagacaaaggggagggaaaggaggaggagagatGGGACAGGGAAGGACAGTGGGTGAATGTGACCTCACTCCTGTCACATTTGTGAGTACACCACAGTGAGTCAGGCAGACTCTTCATTCCAGAGCAGCCACATTCATAAGCTAATATTTATGTGGATCCCTCTCTTGTGCTTAGTTGTGAGTCTGTTTTCCACAAAGGTAGGAGAGATATGAGAGATACAGAGACAACCAATATTTGTGAAATGATAAGTTTGACAATACGCCTAAACTCCTTTAATGAAGGCGCTTTGGTCAATAGGACCCAAAGTGATCTTCAGGTTCAATACCATCACTATCAAATGacaatgacatttttcacagaacTAGGGACAATAGTCCAAAATTCATATGGATGAGGACaagacctagaatagccaaagtGATCCTGAGCAACAAGAGCAATGCTGGAGGAATCTAATGCCACATCTCAAATTGGActgcagagctatagtaacaaaacagcatggtacagaATGGACTAGAGGTCACAGGGACAAAGCCACAAGGTACAGACATGTGCCCTtggataaaggtgccaaaaatatatgttggaggaagacagctttttaaaaaagggtACTGGGCAtcctggatatccatatgtagaagaaagaAGCCAGATGCCTGTTTCTCACCACAAACATCAACTCAAAAGGTACCAGAGACCTAGGAATGCACCTGAGTACTGCAGCCACTGTGAGAGACACAGCAGAAACACTCAACATACTGACCCAAGCACCAACCTCCTTAATAAgtctcctaaagctcaagaaaaaagcccaaaataaaacaacaacaataaaaaggcaagccaggcatggtggcccacacctgcaatcccagtggcctgggaggctgaggcaggaggatctcaagttcaaagccagcatcagccatttggtgaggccataagcaactcagtgagactgtgtctcaaaatataaaatgaaaagggctggcaatgtggctcagtggttgagttcccctgggctcaattcctggtaccaaaaataaataaataactaaaataaagtaAGAAAACCAAGAACCAATAAGTGTTGTGGCATCAAATTAGAAACTTCTGCACAGCACAGGAAACAAGAGATTTGAAAGAGAGCTTGGGGtaagggagaaaatctttgccatctaCACTTGCTATGGAGAATTAATAGGCATAATGTATAGAACTGGACAAAAAATCCAACTCCCCCCAAAACAACTACAATCAAACAAATTGAAAGCCTCaacaaacataaaacaaaataaccaagtcaataaatgggcaaaatatcTGAACAAGAATTTCTCAAAAGCAGAAATACCAATATCTAACAAATGTATGTAAAAACATTCAACATTCTTAACCATTGAGGAAACGAAAATCAACTACACTGTACTTTTATCTCACTCAAGAACAAACAACATTAGGGACACAGATCATACCAA
This region of Callospermophilus lateralis isolate mCalLat2 chromosome 6, mCalLat2.hap1, whole genome shotgun sequence genomic DNA includes:
- the LOC143401004 gene encoding putative vomeronasal receptor-like protein 4, which encodes MVLDLAKGTTFMFLTGLGIAGNTFVLVSYIYVFRGSEKKPIHLILIHLAFTNILMLFTKGTPRTIASFGLRNLLGDAGCKIVVYLERVARGLSICSTSLLTVVQAITISPRASRWRRLQPRSAWHILSLLLFCWILNSLISVNLLFYIKNISSMNTSAFSENDNYCYFLPENRIIGRIFTGLMVFRDAVFQGVMGGASGHMVFLLHKHHQQVLHLQNSKLLYRTPPEVKAAKSVLLLMLCFLLFYWADCFILLHSFFSLLKDCVSVSTHEFLTLGYAIVSPFLLIHRDGYLVESCHAQ